One Halobaculum sp. CBA1158 DNA segment encodes these proteins:
- the gatC gene encoding Asp-tRNA(Asn)/Glu-tRNA(Gln) amidotransferase subunit GatC, with protein sequence MTATDDGEEAVGDADAGGVDPEEVRHVAGLARVDLDDEEAAAFAEQFADVLDYFEALDEVPEVESEPDLVNVMRADEVREGLSQEAALSNAPDSEEGFFKGPRVS encoded by the coding sequence ATGACAGCGACCGACGACGGCGAGGAGGCGGTCGGCGACGCCGACGCCGGCGGCGTCGACCCCGAGGAGGTCCGCCACGTCGCGGGCCTCGCACGCGTGGACCTCGACGACGAGGAGGCGGCGGCGTTCGCCGAGCAGTTCGCGGACGTGCTCGACTACTTCGAGGCGCTCGACGAGGTGCCCGAGGTCGAGAGCGAGCCCGACCTGGTGAACGTGATGCGCGCCGACGAGGTCCGCGAGGGCCTCTCTCAGGAGGCGGCGCTCTCGAACGCGCCCGACAGCGAGGAGGGCTTCTTCAAGGGGCCGAGGGTCTCATGA
- a CDS encoding transcription initiation factor IIB: protein MSENVRSYTDERTRDDTTTEETDGEREQVECPECGGHLVNDSERGETVCRDCGLVVEEDEIDRGPEWRAFDASEKDEKSRVGAPTTNMMHDKGLSTNIGWQDKDAYGNSLSSRQREKMQRLRTWNERFRTRDSKERNLKQALGEIDRMASALGLPDNVRETASVIYRRALEEDLLPGRSIEGVATSSLYAAARQAGTPRSLDEIANVSRVDKDEIARTYRYVVRELNLEIQPADPESYVPRFASDLDLSDESERRARGLLQTAKREGVHSGKSPVGLAAAAVYAASLLTNEKVTQSEVSEVANISEVTIRNRYHELLEAEEQVEV from the coding sequence ATGAGTGAGAACGTCCGAAGTTACACGGACGAGCGGACCCGGGACGATACGACTACCGAGGAAACCGACGGCGAGCGCGAGCAGGTGGAGTGCCCCGAGTGCGGCGGGCACTTGGTGAACGACTCCGAACGCGGGGAGACGGTGTGTCGCGACTGCGGACTCGTCGTCGAGGAGGACGAGATCGACCGCGGCCCCGAGTGGCGCGCCTTCGACGCGAGCGAGAAGGACGAGAAGTCCCGCGTCGGTGCCCCGACGACGAACATGATGCACGACAAGGGGCTGTCGACGAACATCGGCTGGCAGGACAAGGACGCCTACGGCAATTCCCTGTCGAGCCGCCAGCGCGAGAAGATGCAGCGGCTGCGCACGTGGAACGAGCGCTTCCGCACCCGCGACTCCAAGGAGCGCAACCTCAAGCAGGCCCTCGGCGAGATCGACCGCATGGCGAGCGCGCTGGGCCTGCCGGACAACGTCCGCGAGACGGCGTCGGTCATCTACCGTCGCGCGCTCGAGGAGGACCTCTTGCCGGGCCGCTCCATCGAGGGCGTCGCCACCTCCAGCCTGTACGCGGCCGCCCGACAGGCGGGGACCCCGCGGTCGCTGGACGAGATCGCGAACGTCTCCCGGGTCGACAAGGACGAGATCGCCCGGACGTACCGGTACGTGGTCCGGGAGCTGAACCTGGAGATCCAGCCGGCCGATCCCGAGAGCTACGTCCCGCGGTTCGCCTCCGATCTCGACCTCTCAGACGAGTCGGAACGACGGGCGCGTGGGCTCCTCCAGACGGCGAAACGGGAGGGCGTACACTCGGGGAAATCGCCCGTGGGCCTCGCCGCGGCCGCCGTCTACGCCGCCTCGCTGCTCACCAACGAGAAGGTGACCCAAAGCGAGGTCAGCGAGGTGGCGAACATCTCGGAGGTCACCATTCGAAACCGGTATCACG